The Immundisolibacter cernigliae genome has a window encoding:
- a CDS encoding Smr/MutS family protein — translation MGSKTDPPDAPDPGAEFRAAVGPVRPLRGAPPAKVPPAARPVTPPGRRPQAPPPLPAVLPVIEPGATVRLARPGVPKRALRRLDGELFVAEAQLDLHGLTAAQAGAALQAFIADCLAAGCERVRIIHGKGQRPGQDLPVLKPLVIESLKGHPAVLALRSAGPRDGGSGAMRVLLRRA, via the coding sequence ATGGGCTCGAAAACTGATCCACCCGACGCGCCCGATCCGGGCGCCGAGTTTCGCGCCGCGGTCGGGCCGGTGCGGCCGCTGCGCGGGGCGCCGCCCGCCAAGGTGCCGCCGGCAGCGCGCCCGGTCACCCCACCCGGCAGGCGACCGCAGGCCCCACCACCGTTGCCGGCCGTGTTGCCGGTCATCGAGCCCGGAGCAACCGTGCGGCTGGCTCGGCCTGGCGTGCCAAAGCGTGCGCTGCGCCGCCTGGACGGCGAGCTGTTCGTGGCCGAGGCGCAGCTCGACCTGCACGGCCTGACGGCGGCACAGGCTGGTGCTGCGTTACAGGCGTTCATCGCCGACTGCCTGGCGGCCGGCTGCGAGCGCGTGCGCATCATTCACGGCAAGGGCCAGCGTCCGGGCCAGGATCTGCCGGTGCTCAAGCCGCTGGTGATCGAGTCGTTAAAAGGGCATCCCGCGGTGCTTGCGCTACGCAGCGCAGGTCCCCGCGACGGTGGCAGTGGCGCCATGCGCGTGCTGCTGCGCCGTGCCTGA
- the trxB gene encoding thioredoxin-disulfide reductase produces MTDSTVPRHCRLLILGSGPAGYTAAVYAARANLEPVLITGIAQGGQLMTTTDVDNWPGDDAGVQGPELMARMQRHAERFGTNIVFDHIGRVQLDRRPFVLHGDSATYTCDALIIATGASARYLGLPSEDAFKGRGVSACATCDGFFYRGQEVAVIGGGNTAVEEALYLSNIASKVTLVHRRDRLRAEKILIDRLMQRAADGKVELVWNHTLDEVLGDESGVTGVRLATTDGSGTQQRALSGVFIAIGHSPNTDIFAGQLDMRGGYLSVRGGSDGNATATSVPGVFAAGDVADHVYRQAITSAGSGCMAALDAERYLDGLEN; encoded by the coding sequence ATGACCGATTCCACCGTCCCGCGCCATTGCCGCCTGCTGATCCTGGGCTCCGGTCCGGCCGGCTACACCGCCGCCGTGTATGCCGCCCGCGCCAACCTCGAGCCGGTGCTGATCACCGGCATCGCCCAGGGCGGGCAGCTGATGACCACCACCGACGTCGACAACTGGCCGGGCGACGACGCCGGCGTGCAGGGGCCGGAGCTTATGGCGCGCATGCAAAGGCACGCCGAGCGCTTCGGCACCAACATCGTGTTCGACCACATCGGGCGGGTGCAGCTGGATCGGCGGCCGTTCGTGCTGCACGGCGACAGCGCCACATATACCTGTGATGCGCTGATCATCGCCACCGGCGCCTCGGCGCGCTATCTGGGCCTGCCGTCCGAGGACGCCTTCAAGGGCCGCGGCGTGTCGGCCTGCGCCACCTGCGACGGGTTCTTCTACCGCGGCCAGGAAGTGGCGGTGATCGGCGGCGGCAACACGGCGGTCGAGGAGGCGCTCTACCTGAGCAATATCGCGAGCAAGGTCACGCTGGTGCACCGCCGCGATCGCCTGCGGGCGGAGAAGATCCTCATCGACCGGCTCATGCAGCGCGCCGCCGACGGCAAGGTGGAACTGGTCTGGAACCACACCCTGGACGAGGTGCTCGGCGACGAGTCCGGCGTTACCGGCGTGCGCCTCGCCACCACCGACGGCAGCGGCACGCAGCAGCGCGCGCTCAGCGGCGTGTTCATCGCCATCGGCCACAGCCCGAATACGGACATCTTCGCCGGTCAGCTCGACATGCGCGGCGGCTACCTGAGCGTGCGCGGCGGCAGCGACGGCAACGCCACCGCCACCAGCGTGCCGGGCGTGTTCGCGGCCGGCGATGTGGCCGATCACGTCTACCGGCAGGCCATTACCTCGGCCGGCAGCGGCTGCATGGCGGCGCTGGACGCGGAGCGTTACCTGGATGGGCTCGAAAACTGA
- a CDS encoding PilZ domain-containing protein codes for MNVIERRRYTRISLHVQAEFMSQGRSWPCQAIDLSLHGALVSRPRGWEGELGERCTLRFRLDEGTSIQMVGILRHQDSDALGWQCTGIDLDSMGELRRLIELNLGEPAFLRRDLAEMMRKHMNAGAGSPGKA; via the coding sequence ATGAACGTGATCGAACGCCGTCGCTATACCCGCATCAGCCTGCACGTGCAGGCCGAGTTCATGAGCCAGGGACGCAGCTGGCCGTGCCAGGCCATCGATCTGTCCCTGCACGGGGCACTGGTCAGCCGTCCCCGTGGCTGGGAAGGCGAGCTCGGCGAGCGCTGCACGCTGCGGTTTCGCCTCGATGAGGGCACCAGCATCCAGATGGTCGGCATTCTGCGCCACCAGGATTCGGACGCACTCGGCTGGCAGTGCACCGGCATCGACCTGGACAGCATGGGCGAGCTGCGCCGGCTGATCGAGCTGAACCTCGGCGAACCTGCCTTCCTGCGGCGCGACCTGGCGGAAATGATGCGCAAGCACATGAACGCCGGTGCGGGCTCGCCAGGGAAAGCCTGA